The following coding sequences lie in one Musa acuminata AAA Group cultivar baxijiao chromosome BXJ1-8, Cavendish_Baxijiao_AAA, whole genome shotgun sequence genomic window:
- the LOC135588186 gene encoding probable calcium-binding protein CML46 yields MEKPLPTAPYHSLALTEPIVLLFNKTISMGVVLKNKISMGFLFRHPAPCASGVVDRVRPGDSADGSEALELTREDVETVMEIITGMPCGADGEQLEELRGVFEGEEPSLEEVAEAFSVFDDDGDGVIEPLDLHRVLCKLGFPEGAALEACRRMIAAYDENDDGRIDFKEFIKVVEGSFFD; encoded by the coding sequence ATGGAGAAACCATTGCCAACTGCACCGTACCACTCCCTCGCACTCACAGAGCCCATCGTGCTCCTCTTCAACAAGACCATCTCCATGGGGGTCGTCCTGAAGAATAAGATATCCATGGGGTTCCTCTTCCGGCACCCAGCGCCGTGCGCATCGGGGGTCGTCGATCGTGTCAGACCCGGCGACTCGGCCGACGGTAGCGAGGCGCTCGAGTTGACCAGAGAAGACGTGGAGACGGTGATGGAGATCATTACGGGCATGCCTTGCGGCGCGGACGGTGAGCAGCTCGAGGAGCTGCGTGGCGTGTTCGAGGGGGAGGAGCCGAGCTTGGAGGAAGTGGCGGAGGCGTTCTCCGTCTTCGATGATGACGGTGACGGGGTCATAGAGCCCCTGGACCTGCATCGTGTTCTCTGCAAGCTGGGCTTCCCGGAGGGGGCGGCATTGGAGGCATGCCGACGGATGATCGCGGCGTACGACGAGAACGACGACGGGAGGATCGATTTCAAGGAGTTCATCAAAGTTGTGGAGGGCAGCTTCTTTGATTAa